Proteins encoded together in one Thermomonospora curvata DSM 43183 window:
- a CDS encoding VWA domain-containing protein, protein MPEFTIKVDQNRYLPVSGGEVHAIVTVEATGSSAPPGGGAAEAAEVIIIDTSGSMASDGKLAEAKRAARTAVDTLRDGVHFAVIAGFHRAEPVYPGGERLAVASASTKKEAKKAIGRLTSGGGTAIGSWLRMAHGLMSRQGAGGVRHAILLTDGQNQHETAEELDAALRAVSGSFVCDCRGVGTDWRVAELRKIASALLGSVDIVADPRDLAADFRAMTENAMGKTVADVTLRIWTPLHGTLKFIKQVSPALEDLTGKRTDSGPQTGDYPTGAWGEEIRDYHLCVQVPPGEVGRQMRAAWVKLVVPDGAGGERVAATGNVLAEWTDDEARSTRINPRVAHYTGQEELAEAIQEGLDARREGDLDTATARLGRAVQLARRAGNRQMEELLGNVVDVIDPVTGTVRLKKKVEKADEMSLETRSTKTVRTRKDGG, encoded by the coding sequence ATGCCGGAGTTCACCATCAAAGTCGACCAGAACCGCTACCTGCCGGTGAGCGGCGGCGAGGTGCACGCCATCGTGACCGTCGAGGCCACCGGCTCGTCCGCACCGCCCGGCGGGGGCGCCGCCGAAGCCGCCGAGGTGATCATCATCGACACCTCCGGCTCCATGGCGTCCGATGGCAAGCTGGCCGAGGCCAAGCGGGCGGCCCGCACGGCGGTGGACACGCTGCGCGACGGCGTGCACTTCGCCGTGATCGCCGGTTTCCACCGCGCCGAGCCGGTTTACCCCGGTGGGGAGAGGCTGGCGGTGGCCTCCGCGAGCACCAAGAAGGAGGCCAAGAAGGCGATCGGCCGGCTGACGTCCGGCGGCGGCACCGCCATCGGCTCATGGCTGCGGATGGCCCACGGACTGATGTCCCGGCAGGGCGCCGGCGGGGTGCGGCATGCGATCTTGCTGACCGACGGCCAGAACCAGCACGAGACCGCCGAGGAGCTGGACGCCGCGCTGCGGGCGGTGTCCGGGAGTTTCGTGTGCGACTGCCGGGGAGTCGGCACCGACTGGAGGGTGGCCGAGCTCCGCAAGATCGCTTCTGCGCTGCTGGGCAGCGTGGACATCGTGGCCGACCCGCGCGACCTGGCGGCCGACTTCCGGGCCATGACCGAAAACGCCATGGGCAAGACGGTGGCGGATGTGACGCTGCGGATCTGGACGCCCCTGCACGGGACGCTGAAGTTCATCAAGCAGGTCTCGCCCGCCCTGGAGGACCTGACCGGCAAACGCACCGACTCGGGCCCGCAGACCGGGGACTACCCGACCGGGGCGTGGGGCGAGGAGATCCGCGACTACCACCTGTGCGTGCAGGTCCCGCCGGGCGAGGTGGGCCGGCAGATGCGGGCGGCCTGGGTGAAGCTGGTCGTCCCCGACGGCGCCGGCGGCGAACGGGTGGCGGCCACCGGTAATGTGCTGGCCGAGTGGACCGATGATGAGGCCAGATCCACTCGGATCAACCCCCGCGTGGCCCACTACACCGGGCAGGAGGAGCTGGCCGAGGCCATTCAGGAGGGCCTGGACGCGCGGCGGGAGGGCGATCTGGACACGGCGACCGCGCGGCTGGGCCGTGCGGTGCAGCTGGCCCGGCGGGCCGGCAACCGGCAGATGGAGGAGCTGCTGGGCAACGTGGTGGACGTCATCGACCCGGTCACCGGAACCGTCCGGCTGAAGAAGAAGGTCGAAAAGGCCGACGAGATGTCGCTGGAGACCCGCTCCACCAAGACGGTGCGCACCCGCAAGGACGGAGGCTGA
- a CDS encoding FHA domain-containing protein, with protein MPHCPNGHSSAAEDYCDVCGELMAGAASTASGPAEPPPEPCPVDGTPRSGRFCETCGYDFETGNRGGGPPPQPARPAVSGGWSAVVSADREYFATVVAEMGPDAAALTFPPYAPDRRYLLVGPQVRIGRRSLSRGFVPEIDLSIPPADPGVSHIHAVLLARPDGGWALVDPGSTNGTTINGSTEPIACNVEVPLKNGDRIHVGAWTTITLRKE; from the coding sequence ATGCCGCACTGCCCGAACGGCCATTCCTCCGCCGCCGAGGACTACTGCGACGTCTGCGGTGAGCTGATGGCCGGTGCGGCGTCCACCGCCTCCGGGCCGGCCGAGCCGCCGCCGGAGCCGTGCCCGGTCGACGGCACGCCGCGCAGCGGGCGGTTCTGCGAGACCTGCGGATACGACTTCGAGACCGGCAACCGGGGCGGCGGCCCGCCGCCCCAGCCGGCCCGGCCGGCGGTTTCCGGAGGCTGGTCGGCGGTGGTGTCGGCCGACCGGGAGTACTTTGCGACCGTGGTGGCCGAGATGGGACCGGACGCCGCCGCGCTGACCTTTCCGCCCTATGCGCCGGACCGGCGGTACCTGCTGGTCGGCCCGCAGGTGCGGATCGGCCGCCGCAGCCTCTCGCGCGGCTTCGTCCCCGAGATCGATTTGAGCATCCCGCCGGCGGACCCGGGGGTCTCGCACATCCACGCGGTGCTGCTGGCCCGCCCGGACGGCGGCTGGGCGCTGGTGGACCCGGGCTCCACCAACGGCACCACCATCAACGGATCGACCGAGCCGATCGCCTGCAACGTCGAGGTGCCGCTGAAGAACGGCGACCGCATCCACGTCGGCGCATGGACCACCATCACCCTGCGGAAGGAATGA
- a CDS encoding glutamate ABC transporter substrate-binding protein, translating to MRSSRIAGRRAAAAASAVLAAVALAGCDAGGAGSILDKSTLRIGVKADQPGLGLKRPDGTFEGFDVDVARYVAGRLGFAEEDITFVETPSSVREQALQERRVDMIVATYSITAGRKTKVTFAGPYYVAHQDTLVRAGDGAVRNVRDLSGRRLCKVTGSNSWRRVTEERKVPARLVETSSYSDCVNRLLSGELDAVSTDDLILAGFAARYGDRVKIINAPISDEKYGIGLHKSDIDGCEAINTALTQMYQDGTARRLLDKWFGRTSLRTNPYVPQFEGCG from the coding sequence ATGCGTTCGTCCCGCATCGCCGGCCGTAGGGCGGCCGCCGCGGCATCGGCCGTCCTGGCGGCCGTCGCGCTCGCCGGCTGCGACGCCGGCGGGGCCGGCTCGATCCTGGACAAGTCCACCTTGCGGATCGGGGTGAAGGCCGACCAGCCCGGGCTGGGCCTCAAACGGCCGGACGGCACGTTCGAGGGCTTCGATGTGGACGTGGCCAGGTACGTGGCCGGCAGGCTGGGGTTCGCCGAAGAGGACATCACCTTCGTCGAGACGCCCTCCAGCGTCCGGGAGCAGGCCCTGCAGGAGCGGCGGGTGGACATGATCGTGGCGACCTACTCGATCACCGCCGGCCGCAAGACCAAGGTGACCTTCGCCGGGCCGTACTACGTCGCCCACCAGGACACCTTGGTGCGGGCCGGCGACGGCGCCGTCAGGAACGTGCGCGACCTGAGCGGCCGCAGGCTGTGCAAGGTCACCGGCTCCAACTCCTGGCGGCGGGTGACCGAGGAGCGCAAGGTCCCGGCACGGCTGGTGGAGACCTCCTCCTACAGCGACTGCGTGAACCGGCTGCTGTCGGGCGAGCTGGACGCGGTCTCGACCGACGATCTGATCCTGGCCGGGTTCGCCGCCCGGTACGGGGACAGGGTCAAGATCATCAATGCCCCGATCTCGGACGAAAAGTACGGGATCGGGCTGCATAAGAGCGATATCGACGGGTGTGAGGCGATCAACACCGCGTTGACCCAGATGTACCAGGACGGCACCGCCCGGAGGTTGCTGGACAAGTGGTTCGGCCGCACCAGCCTGCGGACCAACCCGTATGTGCCGCAGTTCGAAGGGTGCGGCTGA
- a CDS encoding lysophospholipid acyltransferase family protein, with product MFYTFMSRVVAPILRLLFRPKVEGLENVPAYGPLIIASNHLSFIDSFIIPLSIPRPVTYIAKAEYFEQPGLKGRFIRWFLTTLGHMPIQRGARRAAMGALEQALKVLENGGAFAIYPEGTRSRDGRLYRGRTGTGWLVLASGARVLPIGLQNTEILQPIGRRLPRICWPGRPRPIVRIGPVMDFSHYRDLPPAKARRVITDEIVETIQKLSGQDYAGVYNENADVS from the coding sequence GTGTTTTACACGTTCATGTCGCGCGTAGTGGCTCCGATCCTTCGCCTGCTATTTCGCCCAAAGGTCGAAGGACTGGAGAACGTCCCCGCCTACGGGCCACTGATCATCGCCAGCAACCACCTGTCGTTCATCGACAGCTTCATCATCCCGCTGTCGATCCCCAGGCCGGTGACCTACATCGCCAAGGCCGAATACTTCGAGCAGCCCGGGCTCAAAGGCCGCTTCATCCGCTGGTTCCTGACCACGCTGGGGCACATGCCGATCCAGCGGGGCGCCCGGCGGGCCGCCATGGGGGCGCTGGAGCAGGCCCTGAAGGTGCTGGAGAACGGCGGCGCCTTCGCGATCTACCCCGAGGGCACCCGCTCCCGGGACGGCCGGCTGTACCGGGGCCGCACCGGCACCGGCTGGCTGGTGTTGGCCTCCGGCGCCCGGGTGCTGCCGATCGGGCTGCAGAACACCGAGATCCTGCAGCCCATCGGGCGCCGCCTGCCGCGCATCTGCTGGCCCGGCCGCCCCCGCCCGATCGTGCGGATCGGCCCGGTGATGGACTTCTCCCACTACCGCGACCTGCCCCCGGCCAAGGCCCGGCGCGTGATCACCGACGAGATCGTCGAGACCATCCAGAAGCTGTCCGGCCAGGACTACGCCGGGGTCTACAACGAGAACGCCGACGTCTCCTGA
- a CDS encoding NUDIX hydrolase, with amino-acid sequence MTVPRLAVSVDLVVLTVREQRLCALTWRRDRPPYEGCWSLPGGFIQLDEDLPVAAARLMAERAGLADVRIHLEQLATYGYPDRDPRQRVVSVAYLGLAPDLPASSRAQVLWRSVDELDNERAAFDHRRILRDGVERARAKLEYTSLAAAFCPPEFTVAELRRVYEIVWGTHLDPRNFHRKVTGADRFLIPTGRTTTRDGGRPAQLYRRGDAEQLRPPMLRPRP; translated from the coding sequence ATGACCGTCCCCCGGCTGGCAGTCTCCGTGGACCTCGTGGTGCTGACCGTCCGTGAACAGCGGCTGTGCGCACTGACCTGGCGGCGTGACCGGCCGCCTTATGAGGGATGCTGGTCGCTGCCGGGCGGGTTCATCCAGCTGGATGAGGACCTGCCGGTGGCCGCCGCCCGGCTGATGGCCGAACGGGCGGGGCTGGCCGACGTCCGCATCCACCTGGAACAACTGGCGACCTACGGCTACCCCGACCGCGACCCCCGCCAGCGGGTGGTCAGCGTCGCCTACCTGGGACTGGCGCCCGACCTGCCGGCCTCCTCCCGCGCCCAGGTGCTGTGGCGGAGCGTGGACGAGCTCGACAACGAGCGCGCCGCCTTCGACCACCGCAGGATCCTGCGGGACGGGGTGGAACGGGCCCGCGCCAAGCTGGAGTACACCTCGCTGGCCGCCGCGTTCTGCCCGCCGGAGTTCACCGTGGCCGAGCTGCGCCGGGTCTATGAGATCGTCTGGGGCACCCATCTGGACCCGCGCAACTTCCACCGCAAGGTCACCGGCGCCGACCGGTTCCTCATCCCCACCGGCCGCACCACCACCCGCGACGGCGGCCGTCCCGCCCAGCTGTACCGGCGGGGCGACGCCGAGCAGCTGCGCCCGCCCATGCTGCGCCCGCGTCCATGA